The Leptidea sinapis chromosome 17, ilLepSina1.1, whole genome shotgun sequence genome contains the following window.
TCTGTAACATTTCTTGGGAATGTCACTTGTAAGTTAGCCGTGTAGCCATTACGTTCTGAATGTATCTGGCATGTCCTAGTGTCAATATTCATGTCTGTTACTTCAATGTTTGCCATTTCTCTTATGGATTCGAACTCTTCATCTATTGATGTTGGTGTTTTGTGAATAATTTTGTTCTGTAAAGCAATTATAGCTTTTAATGTATGTAGGcaagaaaaaaatttattcaCACATGTAAGATATAGGCTGTAATTATGCTCATCaagaaacattttattaaatgcaGTTTTTAGCTCCAAATCCTACTTTTTAAGTATGTTCCTTAAGTGTTCTTCTGCCACCtttcttaaaggtcggcaacactCCTATGATTCATatggtgttgctagagaatgtgggcggtggtgatcacctcacgtcaggtgacctgtacactcgtttatcctcctcttccataaaaaaagtgtagGTTAATAACTAATCTAGACTTCTCTCTATTCTTTGAATAGTTGATTATTTCTCAACATAGGtacaatttaaacttaaaatattaccagtgaagttacaaaataaatagtagttaaaaaaaactaaaaaacacgctttctatagaatttttagtttggtttaagtatttataaaagcgtgtttttttagtttttttaaacttgcacttagtttgcattgttgaattaaaaattctctttattattcgacaatttcttaatattatttaaatggataGACGATCTagacgaaaattatataaaagaaaaaaaattaatgtattgtcatcggttctcgataaatgtacgaagtttgaacatacatacaggtgacgctaataaaaagcgtgtaaaaataatttaaataccgCTTAGACACGTATTCAGTTAGACAGTaacctaactataacaacgtcaaTGACCTAACAATATCGatgtctaaaatggagtttatctttctgtattacaaaacagtgtttagcttgtgtttaactaaaacgtcgttaatgTTAAACTGTGTACAGAAACAATTAATGGAACGAAACacaatttttgtcagctgtcatcttTATGTCATCAAATAATCTAAATCATTCCATATGATTCAAATGTACACAAACGCTGTAGAGATGCTCACGTATATAATCAGTTAGACACACCTTTGACTGGTGTCTAAATACAAGCAATGTTTAGACATTGAAAGTTTGTTATATGCTAAGCAACAGAATTCAACAGATCTGTAGtacaacttttttaaaacaagtgttcaaaaCATGTTTAACTTGTTTGTAATAACACTGTagatctttataataataatataacaataaaaaaaatataataagaaaaaagattTCCACATTATCTTTTTTATAATGACTACTTATAATTACGGCAAAAGATAAACATTATCTAAAAGTTGTGAGAATTTGAGCTTGAGATGTTTTGCTCAATGTAAAACATTGTCATTGATTATTGCTTATCAAATAGAATAAACATACCATTTGAATTTCTTGACCCTTGTTATCACTCGCTGACAAGTCATTTAATGAACTTATTGTAGACGCATAACTGGCTGTAGAAAACATATAAAACATAAGAACCATGACAACAGGTTAAGTGACACATATCCATGTTGTTTCACTTAGGACaatgaatgtattttaaattataaatttgactgtattgagatttttttaaataatcccgctgagttttttgtgCCTGTTCCAACTCAGATCTGAGACATAAATTGAGTTGGCATTAGAAATTTTGCAAcatcattggtaatctttaataatgttataattggaaaattgatgtaactgtgtaaaacttattaattaatttaaaaaaaaaatgttttatttgtaactTATTATATAGAAGACCgaaaattaattacttctgtgcatgctgtgtttatttgtaagtaatcactacatttagttcctagtttttagttctacttttctATATTtctgtgtattattgtaagtgattgtaaataaacctagtaaataaatgaaaataaagaaataaaattcaCATCCTGAATTATTGGGGTTAAGGTTGAGTTGTATGTTATGGAAGTTTTTAACCCCTTTCAATTTACACCCCTCTCACCTTGATCAAAGTTGAATATGTATGAGAAACTTGTCAAATACTGAATAAAAGATTAAATAAGTGTGGGATtcatatgtattatataataaagtatgtGGTTATTCAAGGCTTTTTAAGTTTAGCAAGGCATTTGTGTTGGTGTTAGAAGAGGTGTGTCAAGAGAGTAATTGTGGAGGCAAACACACACTATTACATATGACCCATATGTAAGCTAGTTTacctacttttccataaaaatacaagacttttttttttatggaataggaggacaaacaagcgtacgggtcaccttgtgttaagtgatcaccgccgcccacattctcttgcaacaccagatgaatcacaagagtgtagccggcctttaaggaaggtgtacacactttttttgaaggtacccatgtcatatcgtcccggaaacactgcacaaggaagctcattccacagcttagtagtacaaggaagaaagctccttgaaaaccgcactgtggatgaccgccacacatccagatggtggggatgatatcctaatttgtggcgttaAGTGCGAAGTGGACCTGTGAGAAATTACTGTAATGTTATCCCTTTGACCATGAAGTTTAGATAAAATCAATAAACAACTACTAAAACCATCATTACATActaaatcaaattatatttgagctaggtaatattagttaaaataaagtgaaaaaaaaaaaaatgtaatatttcactttatataattaaaacttataaattaattctgctatttaaatatatcttttttgtttgttgtatCTGTGGTGAACAGTAATTTACGAGTATTATTGTTTCAGTCTAAAGGATGCTGAAGTTTGagaaattactgtgttttgaaGTGATTAGCGCAATTGTGATGCCACTCAGAACTCAACATTGTAGTGGACAGATTATCACTTTCAATCAGATGATAATCTTGCTTgccacaacaaaaaaaaacaattaccaagtctgcattaaaaaaaacatgtaccATACCTACAAATATAACTTACCATCACTAATATTATCTTCATCCATATCAGAGTCATCAGGTAAAAAGTGTGAACACATTTTAAGGAGGGACGGATGCATGTTCCATATCCTTAGAGTTTGATCCCGACCCCAGGTTATTAACTGATAGTTAGAAGGATGTGTATTTGGTCTCCACACCATTGTCTGCACTGTATCTGTATGGCCAACCAGTCTGTGTGTGAGGGTACCCTCTATCCAAATACCAATAACTCCAGCTTGTTCAACTCTTGGCAACCCGCCCCAACCAACACCAATTGTAAGAAGACCACTACCAAATGGTGTGTATATAGCTCTCCATACAGGGAAATTCGTCATAATCACATTCTCAGGCCTTCTCGCATTATttatgtcaaaatattttatacttccaTCATGACTTGAAGTTACCAATTGATATTCATGGTGAGGACTCCAGTCAACTCCATGTATTTTACAAAGGTGTGCTGATATGTAATGCAGAGGTGCAGAGTTTTTGCGGTAGTCCCATATTCTAATATCACCATCATGTGCAGTGGCCACAATGTGTGAAGCAACTTTATTCCATTGAACTTGAGAGGTTCCAGCTAgaacatacattaaattaagGAAAATCACCATTAATAGTCATTCTACTtcaatctttgaaataaaatctaaaatttGATGAATCATAGCTAAAAACATTTGTATTTTAACCAATAGATATTTAGTTTTTCCTAATCAATGATACTGAATGgtaatattgttttcaatttttagggttcattaataaaattcttaCCAACAGCACAGAGTGAAACAACAGGTTTCCTAGAATCTCTCAAATCCCacatgtgtgtgtatgtatcaATCGAGCAGGTAGCTATTAAGTTATGCTCTTGTCTGTGAAAATGAGTGTCACTTACTACACGAGTGTGCCCTTTTAGTGAACATATACATGTTAGGTCATTTCCTGAACGCCATTCGTACACATCCACTCTTTGATTGCtctgtataataaattatttatgaaaaatataagttaactataatacaaatattcCTGCAATACAAAAAGACGGTAAGACGTACAGCGATAGCACATAATTTCTGTCCAGGGTACGACTGGCACCATTCGGCGCCTGCTGCATCATATTTGCTATGTCgagggtatttttttatgatgtcACCAGAATCATCATCAAAGCTTAATTGTTTGATAGCAAGCCATCTTCGACCtactaataaaacattattccCTGAATAATCAACAGTCATAGCTGTTGCCTGAAGGTCTCTGTATTCCCATTTCATTAACTCCGAACTCCAATGCACAGACATTATtctaataaatttacataaattgcATTACTGTAAAACAATATctacgtttttattatttaaaaatttgcaGAATTTAATACAAGAAATACTCATTCCTATAAACATAAACAAGGCAAAAGCTGGCAAAAGCAAACACACTGATCGAAGTTGAGGAATGACATCACAAATGACAATCATTGTTATAAGAATAAGTCATATGTCATCATAACTCATAAAATAATGTCATAAATGTCAGTTGTCACctagcatttttttttgataatctAAGATAAACAAGACTAACATCACACAAAGCGGACACAAGATATGAGTCAATGTCATATTTTAATCTTTGTATCATTTTTTTAACCCAGCAGTCTTGTTGGAGTAGCTGCAGTATGGATTCCTCTACTAGAATTATATTTACGAAGTTATAGTTGCCTATATTTACAGGGAAATCAATTGCTATCTTAGAGGCCATTAAGTTCATTAAGTCCCACAATAATTTGAACAACCCATTATACTTTCAGATTATAAAAGTTGCCTCCAAGCATTTCTCATCCAGGTttccaattatatttaaaataagacaaAGGACAAATCATAGGATTAGGGGTCACTCTCTGAGTGACTGTGGCTTAAATGGGGGTTATATGGACCATATATTCATTGTTGTCCCTTAATGCATTCTTCCCTAATACATTTTATGCCTCCTGAAACCCTTATCCTTTCCCTGGTTTTTACtccatttgaaaatattttatgtaaatatattaggaAAAATAAGATTAAACTCTAAATAACCCTCTTAACCATtacttatgtatttttatatattctgtGTGTATTTTAAGtcattttcttattttactaacacttgcatatttttttcagaatttaaaataaaataatataactgttGTTTATAAATACTGTCTTACCGTCAAAACTAGAATGCTCTTCAACACCGTACCATTAATGACCTGACATTGGCATAACTGTGGTGACTTTGTGGAAAACAAAAGGCACAATATGTTGTGCAGAATGTTGTATGcagaacagattttttttttaaatttcataatgtccAAAAAAATGATATTCACTGTGACTGATTAACATTATCCAAGTTTGGCAGCTTGCGAATCCCGAACTAGCAGAAGGTCCTCACTGAGAGCATTATGCGTCGAAAATTCGAGTGGTGAAATGTGAAAGCTGAGTACAGTTGAGCACGAAGTTCGGCTGGTGTGGAAGTCGCAACGCTGTTTGCGGATGTGGCACACATTTGAATATTCACTTAAACAAAACGGTCGTAAGCGAGTACTCgatagtttaataaataagtaatttaattactGGCCACTTGTAAACTACCGCAAGTTGTTGGCCAATTTATTTTCTGGCCAATCCTTAGGCCAATCAAATTGTTAGTGTCAATTCATTATAGCTTTATACAATTTGTTGGTTTGAGCATACACCAAGTATAGTTACTAGACATCGTtttggcgtggccaacatgagacagataatatcctatatataggtacataatataactaaagtgttctttcactctcacttttacatcgtaaaacacaacacCGCACTttatttccttcgattctacttaaaattgtcgctaacttttaataaatagtggatatttcaccGGTTTCAGTACAATAATAGCCTATTTTTATAGACAAAAATAAAGGTAAACAAAATATCcgtgcagcgctgtcaagtttgtttagtttaccgggtgtgctgaccttgaaaaaaccggcacgcatggcgaaacaaaaaatctaatcactctatctcatttctttacataagactcgcaaaagtttttctttttctcgtgtgagtgagacggaagctatcaattagtccagttactatacttggtctatgggtTTGAGATCTATTCTAATGAATCCTTATTgtcaattgaataaaataaaacgtcttattttatacaactaatatttatatttaatttaaatacttaaatgtaTACCTAATTAGAATGCGttggaataataaaaaaaatataaaacgcaCGTGTAAtatgttgtggtacctatatgTGGGACATTTAGGAAACTATTACACTTCcccatattatataatcactctttttgaaattgaaataccatcaaaaacataacctGTAAAAATAACCAAGTCCAGCAAATCAGTTCTTCcaaaaaagttgtgagatcatGAAGTACCTAGTTTAACttataaggcataaaaggcatttattttctcaaaatttattctttttcatgtcatttctaatatactagatactactaccgcttcgcaaacaaatggcgctttgagagagcggcgcaagaaagtagacactctctcagcattctttttttgcgctctttttaataaaaatatacaatattgtactgtcattgctattgctttaaaataatcattatctagtcccaggctgtctgatcacttagatattcagctgtggagtaataggattaacaacagagacattttttaataaaacattttaaatttatttatagataatgcctgaatagtggctgggactttattatgaaaaagtgtATATATTAACCGTTAAACCTATTTATGTATTATGACCACATAATAGATAGTGTTGtagtaaaataaagtaaatagaTTAACTGGCCCAAACTTTGATTGCTACAAAGTTAACTTACTATATAAGTGCAATCGGTTATGACGACTTTCTGGTTTTAAGGTTTCTTTCATTTCTAAATAACACAGAAACGCAAGTGGattattcagtttttttttaaataatataaaatttataattgaatgAGTATGATTTTTAGCCAGTAAACTGTTACCGTATTCACCGCGTGGAGGTACTTCCAGCTTATGATTATGATtcaaaatttatacaattaatacgAATCTAGGACCTCTCATGCTAAAATCCATTGAGCCGTACATCCATACAtaaaatgaaacaatgaaaaaaatatcacataGTATATACCCAACTCCTCTtaatcaaacattaaaataatataatataaaccagCAGGAGTAATATCCACTATCCGTTCCTCTACGTTATGCACGAGCCattgaaactttattttttttcacagaGACACGAATAtctagggtatgttccgatatacactgcgaccactgtactgtgtgacgtcaatttagtatactgtaaAGCCGTTCATTTATAgtcagttatactggttactatttaaaacggaataTTGTATACTgtccgtatactgtcagccgcattttttcacgcagcattcaaatgagtgttaaagttttctagttcattaatgTCACTTACCCCTAATGTCACTTGTGAATGTCAAattatcttttctttttacaccTACCGCTACTTCGAAAAAAGGTTGaagtttaatgagaagaagagcaagaaacttattgccactcttttaaatcgtcATTAAAcctaatgcaacaaaaatactcaaacgttatgccacaccgtaaataaataagagTCTTTAGGAAGAATTTTACTAgcgattgtaaaaaaaataattttaaaatcatgaAGCTGAGTGTCTGgatacaggatcatcctgccaccacaagtagcgcccgttaacgagcatgacgcatgggccagccatcgcctccgtcgaccatattttagggaagggaacgacccgtcccacgtctcCGCCACAAACAGTGACATTCAACCGAACACCGAAGCCTGTCACGGAACTCAAACTTAATGTTAGCAATTAAATACGCTGTAATtcaaattattgaattaaaagcGATAACGGTCGTGTCAGTGCGGTCGATTATGACGTCAAGCCACAGAAGTAAATGATAAAGcgtaataacaaacaaaatttaaagcGATTGTGATGATTTTTAAAGTGTGACGTCATTAAGGTTTCACTTAACATGGCCGTTTgcccttttttatacttttattttaatgaaagccTTTTAATCTCAATATTCTTATGAAAACTGGGACATTCAATCAAAGTGTACAAGCGACCAGGCTTCGTAAAATTAGTAATTGTTATCAGATTTTGTAGATACGTTACTACCACAGACATGGATTaccattttttttcataaattgtaAAACCACTCTAGACCGCGCTTATGAGATTAATAATCAAAACAATGGTGTAAATTGTCATACTAACGGACTATCAAACCTATTTTacgttttataaatataatatataaataaataggtacactgcgcccgctcattgtatgaattatcagatgtaatgaaatgtcactgactgaattatttctattgcaaatataagtaagtaagtatttcttagtcaaaaaaaaatatatgttatgtaGATAAATTATCACTAATCAATGACTTTTTATACACTTCGAACAATATTATCATTCGCAGTCGGATAGCGGAACATAATGaagcacacttttcttcttagttgtgtgtcaactgtcactgtccgaatgaAATGTACCTAATAGTACAATAACCGAACTGAATAATTAATGTGTTCTATTGATCCTAATAAttaccaaattattttaaaaaactggagtaaatgcggcaatgtcttgatatagcagtcgaagcttataattatggtgtaattttccatatttcggctttgtcgTTGAACGTCGTTACCAACATTTATCATATGGTTATCTATATTGGTTTAAACCTTTTAAGAAACACGCTGCATTTTATGGTAGGTACTATTCCGAAGGGTTAGAGTTAGCAGTATAtccgaacaaaaaaaaacggctttccatttataagtatagataaacCAGTCGAGATACAATTAAGTGCACGTTGACAAAGTGGTGGGCAGGAATTCAACGTTGCTATGGTGGACAATCCGATAGACAATAGATGCCTAGTGTTTGTACCTTGCAAGTTTCATGTAACGAGAGTGGGTAATGCATCATAATATTCTAAGCATTAGTTGCGATTTGCATTGCATTATCAAGTACATTATACATAAGTAGGTAAGTAATAGATATTTGACACATTTCAATATCCGTTATCACTGTTTGTGGGAATGAGTTATACCTACAATCAAGGTTATCTCCGTGATTGATAATAGCTCGACGGTTTGGGTcacaaatttatcaaaatacgtAGTTGCGAATAAAGAAATTGCTAGTATTTATTACGTAATCAGTAACAAAGTTATCAAATTTATTCATTATAGTAGTCTTAATTGCAAATGATAACATTTTTCTGAAAATGATTACTTAGGTACATATTAATCTACGGCAGGTCAACGAACCGCTCGTTGCTCACGTCGTGATTAAGAATGGAAACGCAGAAGTTCTAGGCGCTTTTTCGCAGAGTTAAAATATGCCTTGTTCtttaataacaaacataaatgtgacgataatatttattgttcaacAATGTTTCAgattcaacaatttttttaattcattaataaaGCCGTTAAATCGAAAAGTTCAAATCAATTCatatatgaaagtgttcggaattaaatgaaaacaacaattttgtttttcctttgatgtgtcccccgtcgtccgatatttgttttgtatggacatattttctatgagagaatttattgacgcgcggtttgacagttctgctggaaaacaatttcaatacaacaagggagcatattttacgaaataatgcttgatgttatgatatattattgacaaattcatataaaacattattttatttattatattatacagaacaacgtctgtcgggtcatctagtttgacataagttttaaatagAAGTAATTGTAGTAttgcgattggccacgaagtataatccggctatgtttgaaagcgaacagttgcttataacgtagtggtTTTgggctatctccattttttacaagattatagccgtcatctgtcaatgactgcacgtttcatacaatcgagtgaatcgcttttttcatagagtttcgctaggctggtatgTCCATATCCGTCGTTGCGGCCAAATAAATTACATAGTAAACTCATATCTGTCGTGTATTTTAACAATGCAACGATCTCTTACTCCGAAACATGGCAACCAGAGGTAACTTTACagtggttttatttaaatttccaaCTGGCTTACACATAGAAAGCTGTTTATTTACACCAATGAACACTTTAACGCGGAAAAGAATATTGTTGTTGCAAAATGAGTTCAAGTGAAGACAATGAGTGTGAAGAAAAACTTACTTTAACGCCTGCTGAAACTCAAGGGGTGGTAAGAGccatttagttttaatttccgCGCATTACTTAAGATGCATTGATGGACTTAGGTTTTGCACGTTCGTCCATCAATCTCTCTATTAGGCAAAATACTATAAATCATGCCAAGCGCCGTAAAGAAACATGATCGGaggaacaaaattataatacatttgatttacaagaaaaataatatattattgtaaaattaaacaataaccAATAGGAACTTGTGTGACATTCTATTAAGTAACAAATGtcattactaaataatatacttatattaatactGCAGTAAAACCTTACACATATCAATCaataattgttatataaatGCAAGAAAAACCTACTAACTAATAGATAACAATAATTGCAAATATAGCAGTCACAATAATTTAGCGGGGTTATAAGttatataaaagttattctAAGGTTAATAAACTAATACTTACTTATCTTAAAGTTTTATTACCTAGCAACCAGCGAATTAACCTAACTTATCTCTATAAAAAGTTCTTGCCTTAATGATAATTCGAATGACCTACGAGTGGTTGATAACTGTGCGAGTACATGAGGCCTATTCTGGGATATCACTGAGCTTCATTCCACCTGAACACCGGTACAGACGCTCGTGCATTGGTAGCTCTCCAACCAGAAAGCGGTCCAAGGCCTTAGCTGCCATTCTTGAATGTCCTGAACTTCTGAATGCGATACTGGCATCGCGTCCTGCGTATTCCAACATTATATCTGCACCGCCTGGATGCTGCAagaataatacaattaaaataagaaatctaGAAAATTACATAATGAAGGTGATTAATCAACTTTTTGTCCAAgataatagggaagtcccaggcccaatagtgtcgtaagaggcgaataaaggcatttaccagtgggaggcttcttggCAAAGGATCCGGCTAGAATgcagtaccacaacggcacctttttctgtcgtgaagtagaaatgtgtaagcattattgtgtttcggtccgaagggcgccgtggctagtgaaattactgggcaaatgagaatttttgggtttttcaagaatcctgagtggcactgcattgtaatgggcagggaatatcaattaccatcagctgaacatcctgatcGTTTCGTcctttattgaaataaaaaaatccttaagTTAAGATTTAGGAAAC
Protein-coding sequences here:
- the LOC126969133 gene encoding GATOR complex protein WDR59 isoform X2, which codes for MSVHWSSELMKWEYRDLQATAMTVDYSGNNVLLVGRRWLAIKQLSFDDDSGDIIKKYPRHSKYDAAGAEWCQSYPGQKLCAIASNQRVDVYEWRSGNDLTCICSLKGHTRVVSDTHFHRQEHNLIATCSIDTYTHMWDLRDSRKPVVSLCAVAGTSQVQWNKVASHIVATAHDGDIRIWDYRKNSAPLHYISAHLCKIHGVDWSPHHEYQLVTSSHDGSIKYFDINNARRPENVIMTNFPVWRAIYTPFGSGLLTIGVGWGGLPRVEQAGVIGIWIEGTLTHRLVGHTDTVQTMVWRPNTHPSNYQLITWGRDQTLRIWNMHPSLLKMCSHFLPDDSDMDEDNISDASYASTISSLNDLSASDNKGQEIQMNKIIHKTPTSIDEEFESIREMANIEVTDMNIDTRTCQIHSERNGYTANLQVTFPRNVTEQTIPKFSWLSGTNVDSPTTIKILQAINKAANRRKKEGQRCLLHCLKTLATSIDEIPVKSSDDSDSMKSSQRSQSECENAGDSCIPFPRTCGAKWCGVSTLVVFNRPSNLRRLSLKHETGTPRSMSSLSIVPGVFGTGYSSISPHATTTPSPTNASGFAQMLHRHPSNSITTFYFQDRRHRAGARAA